The following coding sequences are from one Triticum aestivum cultivar Chinese Spring chromosome 5A, IWGSC CS RefSeq v2.1, whole genome shotgun sequence window:
- the LOC123106339 gene encoding uncharacterized protein, giving the protein MAAAAGLHQDVLARILLLLSCIVDRVRASAVNKHWRRVSLQNPPPLPRLLRPSTARTETYRIFGGFVDLHPSFSDEGRGPRFCGSAPGGWFVMSSQPWRGHALLNLRTGERVALPERVRIPLESGVITCPMMIRAAVMSVAPPSGACLVAAVTSSQTNLAFWRPGMDCWLSAPAVGPVMRNAEDITYHDGWFCAVESDDDLVCYKPEIAHAEDGAPSLTIRHHAYNLHVDGHRTAPGEIVSRYLLPSASGADLLMVKRFIAPARGGTCRFQVFRLQEGLPASWRLYQMSGQVLFVGRACSKAFYTGHGGSPGYIYFLDDVYTGGPHSVTQQNEYPCVDAGGWCYSVPDEIQRCLPWLPPSDTSPCIWYHH; this is encoded by the coding sequence atggcggcggcggcgggcctccACCAAGACGTTCTCGCCCGTATCTTGCTCCTCCTGTCGTGCATCGTGGACCGCGTCAGGGCGTCCGCGGTCAACAAGCACTGGCGGCGGGTCTCGCTCCAGAATCCGCCCCCGCTGCCGCGCCTCCTCCGGCCGTCCACGGCCCGGACCGAGACCTACCGGATCTTCGGCGGCTTCGTCGATCTGCACCCGTCCTTCTCTGACGAGGGCCGCGGGCCGCGTTTCTGCGGGTCTGCTCCGGGCGGCTGGTTCGTGATGTCATCCCAGCCCTGGCGCGGCCACGCGCTCCTGAATCTCCGCACCGGCGAGCGCGTCGCCCTGCCGGAGAGGGTGCGCATCCCGCTCGAGTCCGGCGTCATCACGTGCCCCATGATGATCCGCGCAGCCGTCATGTccgtggcgccgccgtctggcGCCTGCTTGGTCGCTGCGGTAACATCCAGCCAGACCAACCTGGCGTTCTGGCGGCCGGGCATGGATTGCTGGTTGTCCGCGCCGGCGGTAGGACCGGTTATGCGCAACGCCGAAGACATCACTTACCACGACGGATGGTTCTGTGCCGTCGAATCAGACGATGACCTCGTCTGCTACAAGCCGGAAATCGCCCATGCGGAAGACGGCGCCCCTTCGCTGACCATTCGACATCACGCCTACAATCTCCATGTCGATGGTCACCGGACGGCACCCGGGGAGATCGTCTCCCGCTACCTCCTGCCCTCCGCTTCCGGTGCCGATCTCCTGATGGTGAAAAGATTCATCGCGCCGGCGAGAGGCGGCACCTGCCGGTTCCAGGTCTTCAGGCTGCAGGAGGGACTGCCGGCTTCCTGGCGCCTGTACCAGATGAGCGGGCAGGTGCTCTTCGTCGGCCGGGCCTGCTCCAAGGCCTTCTACACGGGGCACGGCGGCAGCCCGGGCTATATCTATTTCCTCGACGACGTCTACACCGGTGGTCCGCACAGTGTCACCCAGCAGAACGAGTATCCCTGCGTCGACGCCGGCGGGTGGTGTTACTCAGTCCCCGACGAGATCCAGCGCTGCCTGCCATGGTTGCCCCCCTCGGACACCTCGCCATGCATTTGGTACCACCATTAA